A window from Deltaproteobacteria bacterium encodes these proteins:
- the hpnH gene encoding adenosyl-hopene transferase HpnH, producing the protein MRFPAHITTDMLKWQTRNWLKGNKRFPVVLMLEPLHTCNLACLGCSPERYNGDLSDRLSLEECLRAVDDSGAPVVSICGGEPTIYPELTELIAGIIDRKRHIYLCTNGLLLDRFFKKNTPHERLSVNVHLDGMARTHDMIVDRGGVFDKAIEMLKLGKSLGYRVCTNTTIYRETAMQEIEEMLELLDSIGVDGMLLSPGYHYEVLPEKHFLYRHEVNEKFKRVIELSRRYRLYSTPLFLEFAAGLRDYPCTPWGNVTRTPKGWKGPCYLIGEKYFETWDAFWNGVDWPYWETRQDHRCRDCLMHSGFEASVVRKLGESRRDVWTMTKWNFLG; encoded by the coding sequence TGCTGAAGTGGCAGACCAGGAACTGGCTCAAGGGCAACAAGCGCTTTCCGGTCGTGCTGATGCTGGAGCCGCTGCATACCTGCAATCTCGCCTGCCTCGGATGCTCGCCCGAAAGGTACAATGGCGACTTGAGCGACCGGCTCTCCCTCGAAGAATGCCTGCGCGCAGTCGACGACTCGGGCGCACCGGTGGTCTCGATCTGCGGCGGCGAGCCGACCATCTACCCCGAGCTCACCGAACTCATCGCCGGCATCATCGACCGCAAGCGCCACATCTATCTCTGCACCAACGGCCTCCTCCTCGATCGTTTCTTCAAGAAGAACACGCCGCACGAACGCCTCTCCGTGAACGTGCACCTCGACGGAATGGCCCGTACCCACGACATGATCGTCGATCGCGGAGGTGTGTTCGACAAGGCGATCGAGATGCTCAAGCTCGGAAAGTCGCTCGGGTACCGGGTCTGCACCAATACGACGATCTATCGCGAAACGGCGATGCAAGAGATCGAGGAGATGCTGGAACTGCTCGACTCCATCGGCGTGGACGGCATGCTCCTCTCGCCCGGGTACCACTACGAAGTGCTTCCCGAGAAGCATTTTCTCTATCGCCACGAGGTCAACGAGAAGTTCAAACGCGTGATCGAGCTCTCCAGGCGCTACCGCCTCTACTCGACGCCGCTCTTCCTCGAGTTCGCCGCAGGGCTCCGCGACTACCCGTGCACCCCTTGGGGCAACGTCACGCGGACCCCGAAAGGATGGAAGGGCCCCTGCTACCTGATCGGCGAGAAATACTTCGAGACCTGGGACGCCTTCTGGAACGGCGTCGATTGGCCGTACTGGGAAACTCGACAGGATCATCGCTGCCGCGACTGTCTCATGCACAGCGGATTCGAGGCGTCGGTCGTCCGCAAGCTCGGCGAGAGCCGTCGCGACGTTTGGACGATGACGAAGTGGAATTTCCTCGGCTGA
- a CDS encoding PKD domain-containing protein, whose translation MRFSFWTSVGALAVLSVASCTPGENKTVAAPSPAVASPAQAPVAATAPSPPEVAAEAEEGDEILMVWAEAEPDEGAPPLEVQLKADVSGGVGDRKIKWEFGDGSPASSEMNPKHRYEKAGTFRASVEVSDASGDSDSDYVDIEIAAE comes from the coding sequence ATGCGATTCTCGTTCTGGACGAGTGTCGGCGCACTCGCGGTGCTCAGCGTGGCTTCTTGTACGCCTGGCGAGAACAAGACGGTCGCGGCTCCCAGCCCGGCGGTCGCGTCGCCTGCGCAAGCTCCGGTCGCAGCCACGGCTCCTTCGCCGCCCGAAGTCGCCGCCGAAGCCGAGGAAGGCGACGAGATCTTGATGGTGTGGGCTGAGGCCGAGCCGGACGAGGGTGCGCCCCCGCTCGAAGTGCAGTTGAAGGCGGACGTCTCGGGCGGCGTCGGCGACCGCAAGATCAAGTGGGAATTCGGCGACGGCTCGCCCGCCAGCAGCGAGATGAACCCGAAGCATCGGTACGAGAAAGCCGGGACCTTCCGGGCGTCGGTCGAAGTCTCCGACGCGAGCGGCGACTCGGATTCGGACTACGTCGATATCGAGATCGCCGCGGAGTAG